In Haloterrigena turkmenica DSM 5511, a single genomic region encodes these proteins:
- the mutL gene encoding DNA mismatch repair endonuclease MutL, which yields MTDEPPQETEIRQLDEDTVARIAAGEVVERPASAVKELVENSLDANADSVDVTVEAGGTELIRVADDGRGMGEADVRAAVREHTTSKIEGLEDLESGVATLGFRGEALHTIGSVSRVTIESRPRDGDESGGAGTKLTYEGGEVTGVEPTGCPEGTIVEIEDLFYNTPARRKFLKTTATEFAHVNRVVTRYALANPDVAVSLTHDGREVFATTGQGDLQAAVMAVYGREVASAMIAVEADGDDLPPGPLESVSGLVSHPETNRSSPEYLATYVNGRSVTADAVREGIMGAYGAQLGGDRYPFVTLFLEVPGEAVDVNVHPRKREVRFDDDDSVRRQVDAAVESALLEHGLLRSRAPRGRSAPGEASVAPGDAPRGTSDGEPTTEDLPAALEGDGESESGSESPSEPTADDTAAASSRSPSTVDAESADSGSTTGSAGSPPAGGASSGPSGTASSGPSGSDSSGTSETPSGTASSESTRRASSDAPTTESTASRGDSSVDHRDDDSDRSDRQPERKFAAATEQRTLSGEPATGDETDFDSLPALRVLGQLDDTYLVCETDDGLVLIDQHAADERVNYERLQQAFADDPAAQALAEPVELELTAAEAEAFEGYREALSRLGFYADRTDDRTVAVTTVPAVLEETIAPERLRDVLASFVEGDREAGAETVDALADEFLGDLACYPSITGNTSLTEGSVVDLLEALDDCENPYACPHGRPVIVRFDEREIEDRFERDYPGHQG from the coding sequence ATGACCGACGAGCCACCACAGGAGACCGAGATCCGCCAGCTAGATGAGGACACCGTCGCCCGCATCGCCGCCGGCGAGGTCGTCGAACGCCCCGCCAGCGCGGTGAAGGAACTCGTCGAGAACAGCCTCGACGCGAACGCCGACAGCGTCGACGTCACCGTCGAAGCGGGCGGCACCGAACTGATCCGGGTCGCCGACGACGGCCGCGGCATGGGCGAGGCCGACGTCCGCGCGGCCGTCCGCGAGCACACGACGAGCAAGATCGAGGGGCTAGAGGACCTCGAATCGGGCGTCGCCACGCTGGGCTTCCGCGGCGAGGCCTTACACACCATCGGCTCCGTCTCGCGAGTGACGATCGAATCGCGCCCACGCGACGGGGACGAGTCCGGCGGTGCGGGAACGAAGCTGACCTACGAGGGCGGCGAGGTGACGGGCGTCGAGCCGACGGGCTGTCCCGAGGGGACGATCGTCGAGATCGAGGATCTGTTCTACAACACGCCGGCCCGCCGGAAGTTCCTCAAGACGACGGCGACGGAGTTCGCCCACGTCAACCGCGTCGTCACGCGCTACGCGCTGGCGAACCCCGACGTCGCGGTCTCGCTGACTCACGACGGTCGCGAGGTGTTCGCGACGACGGGACAGGGAGACCTCCAAGCGGCCGTCATGGCGGTCTACGGCCGCGAGGTCGCCTCGGCGATGATCGCCGTCGAGGCCGACGGCGACGACCTCCCGCCGGGGCCGCTCGAGTCGGTCTCCGGGCTGGTCTCTCACCCCGAAACCAACCGCTCGAGTCCGGAGTACCTCGCGACCTACGTCAACGGTCGGTCGGTCACCGCCGACGCCGTCCGCGAGGGGATCATGGGCGCCTACGGCGCCCAGCTGGGCGGCGATCGCTACCCGTTCGTGACGCTCTTTCTCGAGGTGCCCGGCGAGGCCGTCGACGTCAACGTCCACCCCCGGAAGCGGGAGGTGCGGTTCGACGACGATGATTCCGTCCGCCGGCAGGTCGACGCCGCCGTCGAGTCGGCGCTGCTGGAGCACGGCCTGCTGCGCTCGCGGGCGCCCCGCGGCCGGTCGGCACCCGGCGAGGCCAGCGTCGCTCCCGGCGACGCCCCTCGCGGGACGAGCGACGGGGAGCCGACGACCGAGGACCTCCCGGCCGCGCTCGAGGGCGACGGTGAGTCGGAATCGGGATCCGAGTCGCCATCCGAACCGACGGCCGACGATACCGCAGCGGCCTCGTCGCGGTCGCCGTCGACAGTCGACGCCGAATCCGCCGACAGCGGTTCGACGACGGGTTCGGCCGGATCACCACCGGCCGGCGGCGCCTCGAGCGGCCCGTCGGGAACCGCTTCGAGCGGTCCGTCCGGCAGCGACTCGAGTGGTACGTCTGAAACGCCGTCGGGAACCGCCTCGAGCGAGTCGACGCGACGCGCCTCGAGCGACGCTCCGACGACCGAGTCGACGGCGTCTCGAGGAGACTCGAGCGTCGATCACAGAGACGACGATTCCGATCGGAGCGACCGCCAGCCGGAGCGCAAGTTCGCCGCGGCCACCGAACAGCGGACGCTCTCCGGCGAGCCCGCGACCGGAGACGAGACCGACTTCGACTCGCTGCCCGCCCTGCGCGTGCTGGGACAGCTTGACGACACCTACCTCGTCTGCGAGACCGACGACGGCCTCGTCCTGATCGACCAGCACGCCGCCGACGAGCGGGTCAACTACGAGCGCCTGCAGCAGGCGTTCGCCGATGATCCCGCCGCGCAGGCGCTGGCGGAGCCCGTGGAACTCGAGTTGACCGCCGCTGAGGCAGAGGCTTTCGAGGGCTACCGCGAGGCGCTCTCGCGGCTGGGCTTCTACGCCGACCGGACCGACGACCGGACGGTGGCCGTGACGACGGTACCTGCGGTACTCGAGGAGACCATCGCGCCCGAGCGGCTGCGGGACGTCCTCGCGTCGTTCGTCGAGGGCGACCGCGAGGCGGGCGCGGAGACGGTCGACGCGCTGGCCGACGAGTTCCTCGGGGATCTGGCCTGCTACCCGTCGATCACGGGGAACACGTCGCTGACCGAGGGGTCAGTGGTCGACCTCCTCGAGGCCTTAGACGACTGTGAGAATCCGTACGCCTGTCCGCACGGGCGACCGGTGATCGTTCGGTTCGACGAGCGCGAGATAGAGGATCGATTCGAGCGGGATTACCCGGGCCACCAGGGCTGA
- a CDS encoding dihydrodipicolinate synthase family protein: MELQQALRGITTPLVTPFDPDSSDIDEPVLRDLLEHLLENDIDAVFPCGTTGEFASLAPEERDRVHEITVDAVDGEVPVLAGAAATSVAEAVDYAEDAAAIGADAAVVTPPYFHTANAPDGNQRFLERIADRSPLPLLLYNIPACTGQRLEPETVAAVAAHENIVGLKDSSGDLEYFLSVMRRTPDDFLMLQGYDALLVPALRMGADGGVNALSNAVPEQLTELYEASADERGDRLQDAVSELFGACAAHGFAPAAKTALEYRGVIPSDAVRPPLVEVPKEGRETIGTAVDGLLEASE, encoded by the coding sequence ATGGAACTTCAGCAGGCACTCCGTGGAATCACCACTCCGCTCGTCACCCCCTTCGATCCCGACTCGAGCGATATCGACGAACCCGTGCTCCGCGACCTCCTCGAGCACCTCCTCGAGAACGACATCGACGCCGTCTTCCCCTGCGGCACCACGGGCGAGTTCGCCAGCCTCGCACCGGAGGAACGGGACCGCGTCCACGAGATTACGGTCGACGCGGTCGACGGCGAGGTGCCGGTCCTCGCGGGCGCCGCGGCCACGAGCGTCGCCGAGGCGGTCGACTACGCCGAGGACGCGGCCGCGATCGGCGCCGACGCGGCGGTCGTCACGCCGCCGTACTTCCACACGGCGAACGCGCCCGACGGCAACCAGCGGTTCCTCGAACGGATCGCCGACCGGTCCCCGCTGCCGCTCCTGCTGTACAACATCCCGGCCTGTACCGGCCAGCGACTGGAACCGGAGACCGTCGCGGCCGTCGCCGCCCACGAGAATATCGTCGGCCTGAAGGACTCGAGCGGCGACCTCGAGTACTTCCTATCGGTCATGCGCCGAACGCCCGACGACTTCCTGATGCTGCAGGGGTACGACGCCCTGCTCGTCCCCGCGTTGCGCATGGGCGCCGACGGCGGCGTGAACGCGCTCTCGAACGCCGTGCCCGAGCAGTTGACCGAACTGTACGAGGCATCTGCCGACGAGCGCGGCGACCGACTCCAGGACGCCGTCAGCGAACTGTTCGGCGCCTGCGCCGCTCACGGGTTCGCGCCGGCGGCGAAGACGGCGCTCGAGTACCGCGGCGTGATCCCCTCGGACGCCGTGCGCCCGCCGCTGGTCGAGGTCCCCAAGGAGGGCCGTGAGACGATCGGGACCGCCGTCGACGGGCTTCTCGAAGCGAGCGAGTAG